A genomic stretch from Helianthus annuus cultivar XRQ/B chromosome 1, HanXRQr2.0-SUNRISE, whole genome shotgun sequence includes:
- the LOC110932857 gene encoding protein NYNRIN-like has product MAKLVLALLHASRRLRRYFTGHVITVLTNFHIGTILQKPETSGWLAKWAIELGGHNILYRSRPAIKGQVLADFITEVPVDKIKECELVETPEQDTTNETWMLYTDGASNEDGAGAGLRLVSPENHEFTYAIKLDFKNTNNEADQVNGIYDAKGEVMALYLEQAKELLQQFKSHKHLAKDVRIEILKNPSVLLRQVNVIEIGQPSWMTPIIQYLQEGTLPENKAEARKIQNKALHYELNDGILYRKSFLGPLLRCVDPQDANYLIREIHEGICGIHAGPRMVVAKIMNVGYYWPGMHVDALKEIRKCDSCQRHSPKTMRPQNDLIPVSTAWPFQQWGIDMVGPFPKAPGAVKFIIVAIDYFTKWVEAKALASTTAMMVRKFI; this is encoded by the exons ATGGCAAAATTGGTGCTAGCGCTGCTGCACGCCTCCCGAAGGCTGCGCAGATATTTTACTGGACATGTGATCACCGTGCTTACAAACTTCCACATCGGCACGATATTGCAGAAACCAGAAACGTCCGGGTGGTTAGCGAAATGGGCCATAGAGCTGGGAGGCCACAACATTTTGTACAGGTCGCGCCCAGCCATTAAGGGCCAAGTCCTAGctgacttcatcacagaagtccCAGTTGATAAAATCAAAGAGTGTGAGCTGGTAGAGACCCCTGAACAAGACACGACAAATGAGACTTGGATGCTTTATACCGATGGGGCCTCAAATGAGGACGGCGCGGGAGCGGGATTGCGCCTTGTGAGCCCTGAGAATCATGAATTTACCTACGCCATCAAGTTGGACTttaaaaacaccaacaacgaggcgga cCAAGTTAATGGTATATATGATGCAAAGGGCGAAGTCATGGCCCTGTATCTAGAGCAGGCAAAAGAATTGCTTCAACAGTTCAAGTCTCACAAG CATCTGGCTAAAGACGTAAGGATCGAAATACTCAAGAATCCATCAGTCTTACTTCGACAGGTCAATGTGATCGAGATAGGGCAACCATCCTGGATGACCCCTATAATTCAGTATTTGCAAGAAGGAACGCTCCCTGAGAACAAAGCAGAGGCAAGGAAGATTCAAAACAAGGCCCTGCACTACGAGTTGAATGACGGTATTCTCTACCGAAAATCCTTTTTAGGGCCACTGTTGCGCTGCGTGGACCCCCAAGATGCGAATTACTTGATCAGGGAGATCCACGAAGGGATCTGCGGCATCCATGCAGGGCCACGCATGGTAGTCGCGAAGATTATGAACGTCGGATATtactggccagggatgcatgtcgACGCCCTGAAGGAGATCCGCAAGTGCGACTCTTGTCAGCGACATTCTCCAAAAACCATGCGCCCTCAAAATGACCTTATCCCTGTATCCACTGCATGGCCTTTTCAGCAGTGGGGTATcgacatggtgggacccttcccaaAGGCGCCTGGTGCCGTGAAATTTATAATAGTGGCCATCGATTACTTCACGAaatgggtggaggccaaagctcTCGCTTCAACTACAGCtatgatggtgcgcaagttcaTTTGA